A single region of the Longimicrobiales bacterium genome encodes:
- a CDS encoding aldo/keto reductase produces the protein MNRQNFAGLFDVSRLTLGGGGIGQVWGETSQEEAIATVRSAYEHGINLFDLAPLYGRGEAETVMGLAFPDGYPDEVHITTKCMLGAIKGPLVEQALFDSLDMSLARMKRDSVDVFILHGYVIPDNWTSPLRGDMLARIAVEWTTYCNHVIPAF, from the coding sequence GTGAATAGACAGAATTTTGCCGGATTGTTTGATGTCAGTCGTTTGACGCTGGGCGGTGGGGGGATCGGCCAGGTCTGGGGCGAGACGTCACAGGAAGAAGCGATCGCGACGGTTCGTTCTGCCTACGAACATGGCATTAATTTGTTTGATCTGGCGCCATTGTATGGCCGGGGGGAAGCCGAGACCGTTATGGGGCTGGCGTTCCCCGATGGGTATCCAGATGAAGTTCATATAACGACAAAATGCATGCTCGGTGCCATTAAGGGTCCGCTCGTAGAGCAGGCTCTGTTCGATTCATTGGACATGAGTCTTGCACGGATGAAACGCGATTCGGTAGACGTTTTTATTTTGCACGGATATGTCATACCCGATAACTGGACGTCACCTCTCAGGGGAGACATGTTGGCCCGGATAGCGGTTGAATGGACAACCTATTGCAACCACGTTATTCCAGCGTTCG
- the hspQ gene encoding heat shock protein HspQ: protein MGTVTNISRTQFGIGDLVCHRLFQYRGVIVDVDPDFQSTEEWYEAVARSRPPKDKPWYHVLVDGAEHSTYVAEQNLEPDDSDAPINHPMLEYFFARFENGRYVGNNRAN, encoded by the coding sequence ATGGGAACCGTAACCAATATCAGCAGAACACAATTCGGAATTGGCGATCTGGTTTGTCACCGACTCTTTCAGTATCGCGGCGTCATCGTCGACGTTGATCCCGATTTTCAATCGACCGAGGAGTGGTACGAGGCCGTTGCAAGATCGCGTCCTCCGAAGGACAAGCCCTGGTACCACGTACTAGTCGATGGGGCGGAGCACTCGACCTACGTAGCGGAGCAAAACCTGGAACCCGATGACAGCGACGCCCCCATCAATCATCCGATGCTCGAGTACTTCTTCGCCCGGTTCGAGAATGGGCGATATGTGGGTAATAACCGCGCCAATTGA